Proteins co-encoded in one Sulfurimonas sp. HSL1-2 genomic window:
- the clpP gene encoding ATP-dependent Clp endopeptidase proteolytic subunit ClpP yields the protein MSYIPYVIEKSARGERSYDIYSRLLKDRIIMLSGEVNDAVASTIVAQMLFLEAEDPDKDIYFYINSPGGVVTSGMAIFDTMNYIRPDVATICIGQAASMGSFLLSSGAHGKRFALPHARIMIHQPLGGAQGQATDIEIQANEILRMKKELNGILAKNTGQSLKKVEKDTDRDFFMSAEEAKTYGIIDEVLVKNAKK from the coding sequence ATGAGCTATATTCCGTACGTCATTGAAAAAAGTGCGCGGGGCGAACGCTCCTACGACATCTACTCCCGCCTCCTCAAAGACCGCATCATCATGCTCAGCGGCGAGGTCAATGACGCCGTCGCTTCGACCATCGTCGCGCAGATGCTCTTCCTCGAAGCGGAGGATCCGGATAAAGACATCTACTTCTACATCAACTCCCCGGGCGGCGTCGTCACCTCAGGGATGGCGATCTTCGATACGATGAACTACATCCGTCCCGACGTCGCCACGATCTGTATCGGCCAGGCGGCCTCAATGGGTTCCTTCCTGCTCAGCTCCGGCGCCCACGGCAAACGTTTCGCCCTGCCGCACGCGCGCATCATGATCCACCAGCCCCTCGGCGGCGCCCAGGGACAGGCGACCGATATCGAGATCCAGGCCAACGAGATCCTGCGCATGAAAAAGGAGCTCAACGGCATTCTCGCCAAGAACACCGGCCAGAGCCTCAAAAAGGTCGAGAAAGATACCGACCGCGACTTCTTCATGAGCGCCGAAGAAGCCAAAACCTACGGCATCATCGACGAAGTCCTCGTCAAAAACGCGAAGAAATAA
- the tig gene encoding trigger factor, whose product MEMSTNKINAANAEISATVTASDLDKHFDNMAKELSKQANIPGFRKGKVPVNAVKKQYGERLMQDAESQAVREALNEGLNALSVAADALIGEPQFSKFDKKEDGTIEMTIKVAMRPEIDLGDYQAHVPEVKAPKISAKAVTDRIQEIAKAQAPFVDVEEDRPVEEGDTAVIDFEGFLDGEAFEGGKAEEFPLNIGSGQFIPGFEEQIIGMKAGDEKMIDVTFPESYGSEKLAGKPAQFKVKLHKIQTKEKVRMDAKLAKQLLPGEEEPTMDMVKEQVQKQLENEERSKLFNEKLKPELLEAFVAAYSFDLPEFVVEQEMDMALNNKAREMSEEEITALREDQEKVKELRETFRDDATRSVKATFIIDALAKAEGVNVNEQEVMQTIYFEAMQTGQDPQAVYSHYQESGYLPAIQMAMVEDKVLSGLLNAKTATTEE is encoded by the coding sequence ATGGAAATGAGCACCAACAAAATCAACGCAGCCAATGCCGAAATCAGCGCGACCGTCACTGCAAGTGACCTGGACAAGCATTTCGACAACATGGCCAAAGAGCTGAGCAAGCAAGCAAACATCCCGGGTTTCCGCAAAGGTAAAGTCCCCGTTAACGCAGTCAAGAAACAGTACGGCGAACGCCTCATGCAGGATGCCGAAAGCCAGGCGGTCCGCGAAGCCCTCAACGAAGGACTCAATGCCCTCAGCGTCGCAGCAGACGCCCTGATCGGCGAACCGCAGTTCTCCAAGTTCGACAAGAAAGAGGACGGCACCATCGAGATGACGATCAAAGTTGCGATGCGTCCCGAGATCGACCTCGGCGACTACCAGGCACACGTTCCGGAGGTCAAAGCACCGAAGATCTCTGCCAAAGCGGTCACGGACCGTATCCAGGAGATCGCGAAAGCACAGGCGCCTTTCGTTGACGTTGAAGAGGACCGTCCGGTCGAAGAGGGCGACACTGCCGTTATCGACTTCGAAGGTTTCCTCGACGGTGAAGCGTTCGAGGGCGGCAAAGCCGAAGAGTTCCCGCTCAACATCGGCAGCGGCCAGTTCATCCCGGGCTTCGAAGAGCAGATCATCGGTATGAAAGCGGGCGACGAAAAAATGATCGACGTCACCTTCCCGGAAAGCTACGGCAGCGAAAAACTGGCCGGCAAACCGGCACAGTTCAAAGTGAAACTGCACAAGATCCAGACCAAAGAGAAAGTCCGCATGGACGCAAAACTGGCCAAGCAGCTGCTGCCGGGCGAAGAAGAGCCGACAATGGATATGGTCAAAGAACAGGTCCAGAAGCAGCTCGAGAACGAAGAGCGCAGCAAACTCTTCAACGAAAAACTCAAGCCGGAACTGCTCGAGGCATTCGTCGCTGCGTACAGCTTCGACCTGCCGGAGTTCGTCGTCGAGCAGGAGATGGACATGGCGCTGAACAACAAAGCGCGTGAAATGAGCGAAGAGGAGATCACTGCGCTGCGCGAGGACCAGGAGAAGGTCAAAGAGCTCCGCGAAACCTTCCGTGATGACGCCACGCGCTCCGTCAAGGCGACCTTCATCATTGACGCCCTGGCCAAAGCCGAAGGCGTCAACGTCAACGAGCAGGAAGTCATGCAGACGATCTACTTCGAAGCGATGCAGACAGGTCAGGACCCGCAGGCAGTCTACAGCCACTACCAAGAGAGCGGCTACCTGCCGGCAATCCAGATGGCGATGGTCGAAGACAAAGTGCTCAGCGGCCTTCTCAACGCCAAGACGGCGACGACCGAAGAGTAA
- a CDS encoding NifS family cysteine desulfurase produces MQVYMDNNATTMVDPAVVEAMLPFFSEQYGNPNSLHKFGTAPHPAISKAIDQVYAAINASDNDDIVFTSCATESNNWVLKSVWIDKILHGEKNHIITTEVEHPSVLSTCKFLEDQGVNVTYLPVNEQGIIDAQMLRSFITEKTALVSVMWANNETGMIFPIKEIGEICKEKGVLFHTDGVQAVGKIPVDVQAVHVDFMSMSAHKFHGPKGIGALYIRNGQALSPLLNGGEHMGGRRSGTLNVPYIVGMGKALEMATENIEEKMATISAKRDRLEDALLKLIPDTFTVGERDHRTPNTILISIRGVEGEGMLWDLNNAAIGASTGSACASEDLEANTVMLAIGADHELAHTGIRLSLSRYTTDEEVDYVIDHFKSAVERLRSISSSYAKVKPTPGGEATACEMH; encoded by the coding sequence ATGCAAGTATATATGGACAACAATGCGACAACCATGGTGGATCCGGCGGTTGTCGAAGCAATGCTTCCATTTTTCAGCGAGCAGTACGGAAACCCGAACTCGCTGCATAAATTCGGTACGGCGCCCCACCCGGCGATCTCGAAAGCGATCGACCAGGTTTACGCGGCGATCAATGCATCGGACAATGACGATATCGTCTTTACGTCCTGTGCAACCGAATCGAACAACTGGGTACTGAAATCCGTCTGGATCGACAAGATCCTTCACGGGGAAAAGAACCATATTATTACAACCGAGGTGGAGCACCCCTCCGTCCTTTCGACCTGTAAATTCCTGGAGGACCAGGGTGTCAATGTGACCTACCTTCCGGTGAACGAGCAGGGTATTATCGATGCGCAGATGCTGCGCAGTTTCATTACGGAGAAGACGGCGCTCGTCTCCGTCATGTGGGCAAACAACGAAACGGGGATGATCTTCCCGATCAAAGAGATCGGCGAGATCTGTAAAGAGAAGGGCGTGCTCTTCCATACCGACGGCGTCCAGGCAGTCGGCAAGATCCCGGTCGATGTCCAGGCGGTCCATGTTGACTTCATGTCGATGTCCGCACACAAGTTCCACGGCCCGAAAGGGATCGGGGCACTCTATATCCGTAACGGACAGGCCCTCTCCCCGCTGCTCAACGGCGGCGAGCACATGGGCGGCCGCCGTTCGGGCACCCTGAACGTCCCCTACATCGTCGGGATGGGCAAGGCGCTGGAAATGGCGACAGAGAATATCGAAGAGAAGATGGCCACCATCAGCGCCAAGCGCGACCGCCTCGAGGATGCGCTGCTCAAGCTGATCCCGGATACCTTTACGGTCGGTGAACGCGACCACCGCACGCCGAACACGATCCTCATCTCCATCCGCGGGGTGGAAGGCGAAGGGATGCTGTGGGACCTCAACAACGCCGCAATCGGTGCCTCCACCGGTTCCGCGTGCGCTTCCGAGGACCTTGAAGCCAACACGGTTATGCTCGCGATCGGTGCGGACCACGAATTGGCCCACACCGGCATCCGCCTGAGCCTTAGCCGCTATACGACGGACGAAGAGGTTGATTACGTGATCGACCACTTCAAATCGGCTGTCGAGCGCCTGCGCTCGATCTCCAGCTCATACGCCAAAGTCAAACCGACGCCCGGCGGTGAAGCCACTGCGTGCGAAATGCACTGA
- a CDS encoding iron-sulfur cluster assembly scaffold protein, producing MAKNDLFGASLWDEYSNKVTTLMNNPQHQGEITEEEAAAHGNKLIVADFGAESCGDAVRLYWEVNPANDVIENSKFKSFGCGTAIASSDMMTQLCLGKTVDEAVKITNIDVEMALRDTPDVPAVPPQKMHCSVMAYDVIKKAAGLYKGVDAESFEEEIIVCECARVSLSTLKEVIKLNDLHTIEQVTDYTKAGGFCKSCIKPGGHEAREYYLVDILADVRREMDEAKMKAAAEAGLGGDFEKMTLVQKIKAIDAVVDENIRQFLIMDGGNMEVIDVKDGEDYIDVYIRYLGSCSGCASSSTGTLYAIEAALKEKLSDKIRVLPI from the coding sequence ATGGCAAAGAATGATCTGTTTGGCGCATCCCTGTGGGATGAGTACTCCAACAAGGTAACGACACTGATGAACAACCCCCAGCACCAGGGGGAGATCACAGAGGAAGAAGCGGCGGCACACGGCAACAAGCTGATCGTCGCGGACTTCGGCGCGGAGAGCTGCGGCGACGCCGTACGCCTCTACTGGGAAGTCAACCCGGCGAACGATGTTATCGAGAACTCCAAGTTCAAGAGCTTCGGCTGCGGTACCGCGATCGCCAGCTCCGATATGATGACACAGCTCTGTCTGGGCAAAACAGTCGACGAAGCGGTCAAGATCACCAACATCGACGTCGAAATGGCGCTGCGCGATACGCCGGACGTTCCGGCTGTTCCGCCGCAGAAGATGCACTGTTCGGTCATGGCCTATGACGTTATCAAGAAAGCGGCGGGCCTTTACAAGGGCGTCGACGCGGAGAGCTTCGAAGAGGAGATCATCGTCTGTGAATGTGCACGCGTCAGCCTTTCGACCCTGAAAGAGGTCATCAAGCTCAACGACCTGCACACGATCGAGCAGGTGACCGACTATACGAAAGCGGGCGGTTTCTGTAAGAGCTGTATCAAACCGGGCGGCCACGAAGCGCGCGAATACTACCTCGTCGATATCCTGGCCGACGTCCGCCGTGAGATGGACGAAGCCAAGATGAAAGCGGCTGCGGAAGCGGGCCTCGGCGGCGATTTCGAGAAGATGACGCTGGTCCAGAAGATCAAGGCGATCGACGCCGTCGTCGACGAGAATATCCGCCAGTTCCTCATCATGGACGGCGGGAACATGGAAGTCATCGACGTCAAGGACGGCGAAGATTACATCGATGTCTACATCCGCTACCTGGGCTCATGCTCCGGCTGCGCGAGCTCCAGTACGGGCACGCTCTACGCCATCGAAGCGGCCCTCAAAGAGAAGCTCTCCGACAAGATCCGCGTTCTGCCGATCTGA
- a CDS encoding DUF302 domain-containing protein encodes MFKNILALIGAVTLVAVIGGYAMFGGKVQQLDGGALPAYMKMFGNILENGDAARAMMKEWKISDEVSNDDASELIKSLAEEYNMRITGDVKMYTKDDAVAGEIKHARIFSLCSLPIAKVFLNYSRWYGGFMPCRIMLVEYGNGDRFLVAMDMTLAIHGGHPLPDDMLAMALTVKKAMEEIPERVAKGDF; translated from the coding sequence ATGTTCAAAAACATACTGGCACTGATCGGTGCAGTGACACTGGTCGCGGTGATCGGCGGATACGCGATGTTCGGCGGCAAAGTCCAGCAACTTGACGGCGGCGCGCTTCCGGCATATATGAAGATGTTCGGTAACATCCTGGAAAACGGCGATGCAGCCCGCGCCATGATGAAAGAGTGGAAGATCAGTGATGAGGTCTCCAACGACGACGCGTCGGAGTTGATCAAGTCCCTGGCCGAAGAGTACAACATGCGCATTACAGGCGACGTCAAAATGTATACGAAAGATGACGCGGTCGCGGGAGAAATCAAGCATGCGCGTATCTTCTCGCTGTGCAGCCTTCCGATCGCAAAAGTGTTCCTGAACTATTCACGCTGGTACGGCGGATTTATGCCGTGCCGTATCATGCTCGTCGAATACGGAAACGGCGACCGCTTCCTCGTTGCAATGGACATGACACTGGCGATCCACGGCGGCCACCCGCTCCCCGACGACATGCTTGCGATGGCGCTCACTGTCAAGAAAGCGATGGAAGAGATTCCGGAACGCGTTGCCAAAGGCGATTTCTAA
- a CDS encoding GNAT family N-acetyltransferase — MVYRIDRETLGNLRILEQIYRDMEHDYYWSDDFSEAMYVALANAGFISVSFSYEGRQLLLGEIQKEYALLQFDAMHVSKKVTKLLRRANYRLAFNTAFDDVIRGIQAAHTECWMVGKYAALLRQLNDRSGDAFRLMSVELFDEETGTLVAGEIGYITANNIYTSLSGFHSPERRYNSWGTLQLVLLGRHLQNAGLRFWNMGHPHMKYKNDLGAVIVPRPVFLKLWYPRRFGSLAI, encoded by the coding sequence ATGGTTTACCGGATTGACCGTGAAACCCTCGGGAATCTTCGTATTCTTGAGCAGATCTACCGCGACATGGAACACGATTACTACTGGAGCGACGATTTTTCCGAGGCGATGTACGTCGCGCTGGCCAATGCCGGCTTTATCAGCGTGTCGTTTTCGTACGAGGGCAGACAGCTTCTGCTGGGGGAGATTCAGAAAGAATACGCGCTTTTGCAGTTCGATGCAATGCATGTCAGCAAGAAGGTGACAAAGCTGCTGCGCAGGGCGAATTACCGGCTCGCTTTCAACACGGCCTTTGACGATGTCATCCGCGGGATACAGGCAGCGCATACGGAGTGCTGGATGGTCGGGAAGTATGCGGCGCTGCTGCGGCAGCTGAATGACCGTAGCGGTGATGCCTTCAGGCTTATGAGCGTGGAACTGTTCGACGAAGAGACGGGCACCCTCGTTGCCGGCGAGATCGGCTACATCACTGCCAACAATATCTATACCAGCCTCTCGGGGTTCCACAGCCCCGAGCGGCGTTACAACAGCTGGGGGACGCTGCAGCTGGTCCTATTGGGCAGGCACCTGCAGAACGCCGGTCTGCGCTTTTGGAATATGGGGCATCCCCATATGAAATACAAGAACGACCTGGGTGCCGTGATCGTTCCGCGCCCCGTGTTTTTGAAGCTCTGGTATCCGCGACGGTTCGGTTCACTCGCTATCTAG
- a CDS encoding PhoH family protein codes for MSPTQKYYLLDTSVILDDPANILRISENNKNIVAITNTVLAELNNKKDDMRSDAGFRAREFFRLADYEVGQTLRFEELPEPLRRSRETAPNNSDCYYRLTLPFAPDLNPEAGGETNVELLIIYREEYRIAKSYSEPKGFNDAKIAEIASDYHLKLVTNDISFKIAAEVQGIEAQSLRNASVERPDAIEFAHTVTYHDEPELGTDADFRNFEQFSFIQEATSEGHNEIYETGLQRYAVIYNGHLEWCDFDKRFGEYFDETLIRPINLEQKFYYTILTHPQNHLTVVAGSTGSGKTLMALQAGLEMVKEGIVEGIVYARNTVTASDPQAELGFRKGDEHEKLGYFMYPLYSAINYTIEHQNKHSIESQVEFTGNTNSTKRENATELFMAKYNIEVMDIAHMRGTTISRKFVIIDEAQNMTNATMKLIGTRMGDETRLVVMGDPHQIDHPFLSKRRNALVTMLNKAQHSDFLAGIQLRHTIRSEVANWFDKNL; via the coding sequence ATGAGTCCCACACAAAAATACTACCTCCTCGACACCTCGGTGATCCTTGACGATCCGGCCAATATCCTCCGCATTTCCGAAAACAACAAGAACATTGTCGCCATCACCAACACGGTGCTTGCCGAACTCAACAACAAAAAAGACGACATGCGCTCGGATGCCGGGTTCCGTGCCCGGGAGTTCTTCCGGCTCGCCGACTACGAGGTCGGGCAGACCCTGCGCTTCGAAGAACTCCCCGAACCGCTGCGCCGCTCCCGCGAAACGGCCCCCAACAACAGCGACTGCTACTACCGGCTCACCCTCCCCTTTGCGCCGGACCTCAACCCCGAAGCGGGGGGCGAAACGAATGTCGAACTGCTGATCATCTACCGCGAAGAGTACCGGATTGCCAAATCCTACTCCGAACCCAAGGGCTTCAACGACGCGAAGATCGCGGAGATCGCCTCGGACTATCATCTCAAACTCGTCACGAACGACATCTCGTTCAAAATTGCGGCCGAGGTGCAGGGGATCGAGGCACAGAGCCTCCGAAACGCCAGCGTCGAGCGTCCCGACGCCATCGAATTCGCGCACACCGTCACCTATCACGACGAGCCCGAACTGGGTACAGATGCCGATTTCCGCAACTTCGAGCAGTTCAGTTTTATCCAGGAGGCGACGAGCGAAGGGCACAACGAGATCTACGAAACCGGGCTGCAGCGCTATGCCGTCATCTATAACGGCCACCTGGAGTGGTGCGACTTCGACAAGCGCTTCGGCGAGTATTTCGACGAGACCCTCATCCGCCCCATCAACCTGGAGCAGAAGTTCTACTACACCATTCTCACCCACCCGCAGAACCACCTGACCGTCGTCGCCGGTTCGACCGGATCGGGCAAGACCCTGATGGCGCTGCAGGCGGGCCTGGAGATGGTCAAAGAGGGGATCGTCGAGGGGATCGTCTACGCGCGCAACACCGTCACCGCCTCCGACCCGCAGGCGGAGCTGGGCTTTCGCAAAGGCGATGAACACGAAAAACTCGGCTACTTCATGTACCCACTCTACTCCGCCATCAACTACACGATAGAGCACCAGAACAAGCACTCCATCGAATCCCAGGTGGAGTTTACGGGCAATACGAACTCCACCAAGCGCGAGAATGCGACGGAGCTCTTTATGGCCAAATACAACATCGAGGTCATGGATATCGCCCACATGCGCGGGACGACGATCTCGCGCAAATTCGTCATCATCGACGAAGCGCAGAACATGACGAACGCGACGATGAAACTGATCGGGACGCGGATGGGCGACGAGACCCGCCTGGTTGTCATGGGCGACCCGCACCAGATCGACCACCCCTTCCTCTCCAAACGCCGCAACGCCCTCGTGACGATGCTCAACAAGGCACAGCACAGCGATTTCCTCGCGGGCATCCAGCTGCGCCACACGATCCGCTCGGAAGTCGCGAACTGGTTCGACAAGAACCTCTAA